In the genome of Sorangium aterium, one region contains:
- a CDS encoding FAD-dependent oxidoreductase: MRRKDLVIVGNGMAACRLLDELMSRGARDRYDITVFGEERGGAYNRVLLSKVLAGEAPDSIVTKPPAWYERNGVRLVGGTSVARIDTASRAVVAADGARQRYDVAVLATGSQPLVPPLEGMTTSEGDLRPGVFVYRTMDDCVRMRGCARAGDNAIVVGGGLLGLEAAKVLSDMGLHVTVIHVAKSLMNAQLDPMGGDMLEQHIERCGIFVRTGRTVEAICGEESVEGCRLDDGSVLPADMVVLACGVRPRVDVARASNLPINKGIVVNDTMATQVPGIYAIGECAEHRGRLYGIVTPIWEQAAVLADVLTGANPQARYRGTKLYTRLKVAGVDVTSMGSTEPELESDDVLQVVETRKSTYRKLIIRDGRLLGAQFVGNTAAAATLVQLFDRNDPLPADPLEALCAGGGAGPAAQAERIVCNCHKVSEATLREAIEGGACSLEAACTATKAGTGCGSCRGEVAQLVARHAPSAEVASGRAVAAG; the protein is encoded by the coding sequence ATGCGAAGGAAGGACCTTGTCATCGTTGGCAACGGCATGGCGGCGTGCCGCCTGCTGGACGAGCTGATGTCGCGCGGCGCGAGGGACCGCTACGACATCACCGTCTTCGGCGAGGAGCGGGGCGGCGCCTACAACCGCGTCCTGCTCAGCAAGGTGCTCGCAGGGGAGGCGCCGGACTCCATCGTCACGAAGCCCCCCGCCTGGTACGAGCGGAACGGGGTGCGGCTCGTCGGCGGGACCTCCGTGGCGCGGATCGACACCGCGTCGAGGGCGGTCGTGGCAGCCGACGGCGCGCGCCAGCGTTATGACGTCGCCGTGCTCGCGACCGGCAGCCAGCCGCTCGTCCCGCCGCTCGAGGGCATGACGACCTCGGAGGGCGATCTGCGCCCGGGCGTCTTCGTGTACAGGACGATGGACGATTGCGTCCGGATGCGCGGCTGCGCGCGGGCGGGAGACAACGCCATCGTGGTCGGCGGCGGGCTCCTCGGCCTGGAGGCGGCCAAGGTGCTGAGCGACATGGGCCTCCACGTGACCGTCATCCACGTCGCGAAGAGCCTCATGAACGCGCAGCTCGATCCGATGGGCGGCGACATGCTCGAGCAGCACATCGAGCGCTGCGGCATCTTCGTCCGCACCGGGCGCACCGTCGAGGCCATCTGCGGGGAGGAGTCCGTCGAGGGGTGTCGCCTCGACGACGGCAGCGTCCTGCCGGCCGACATGGTGGTCCTCGCGTGCGGCGTCCGGCCCCGCGTCGACGTCGCGCGGGCCTCCAACCTGCCCATCAACAAGGGCATCGTCGTCAACGACACGATGGCCACCCAGGTGCCCGGCATCTATGCCATCGGCGAGTGCGCGGAGCACCGGGGCAGGCTCTATGGCATCGTGACGCCCATCTGGGAGCAGGCCGCCGTCCTCGCCGACGTCCTGACGGGCGCGAACCCGCAGGCGCGCTACCGAGGCACGAAGCTGTATACCCGGCTGAAGGTGGCGGGCGTCGACGTCACCTCCATGGGCAGCACCGAGCCGGAGCTCGAGAGCGACGACGTGCTCCAGGTCGTGGAGACGCGGAAGAGCACGTACCGGAAGCTGATCATCCGCGACGGGCGACTGTTAGGCGCCCAGTTCGTCGGCAACACCGCGGCAGCCGCCACGCTCGTGCAGCTCTTCGATCGCAACGATCCGCTGCCCGCCGATCCTCTGGAGGCGCTCTGCGCCGGCGGCGGCGCGGGGCCGGCGGCGCAGGCCGAGCGCATCGTCTGCAACTGTCACAAGGTCAGCGAGGCGACCCTCCGGGAGGCCATCGAGGGCGGCGCCTGCTCGCTGGAGGCGGCGTGCACCGCGACCAAGGCCGGCACGGGGTGCGGCTCCTGCCGCGGCGAGGTCGCCCAGCTCGTGGCCCGGCACGCGCCGTCGGCGGAGGTCGCCAGCGGCCGCGCCGTGGCCGCCGGATAA
- a CDS encoding amidohydrolase family protein, translating to MCQKLCGNDSNHDREPGEAGSSRRRFLAVGASALGAAAAFSTPAAATGRVEHDDDMPHGTGAPHRRYILRGGAVLSMDPNVGDFAQGDVLVQGKKIIAVGPHLHAPGAEIIDATGTIVMPGFVDTHHHQYQTALRSFLSDGLLANDGLPHGEKNYLDYIHFTITPVFRPRDAFLAVLASSLSQLDAGVTTVIDTSQVGHTPEHTDAVIHGLQESGRRALFVYSPGAGPGNIFPNDLDRIQSQYFSSTDQLLTLAMGGEVFDPAWRDYWAIGRQHGLPIVTHLVGSIGQGTLIEQIESEGLMGPDLEFIHASAISEASWQAIADAGAKVSIAAPIEMTMRHGTPPIQAALDHGVQPALSTDVECTMTADFFTQMRTVFTLQRALINERALAGETDLPELLTCRDVIRLATVEGARVAGLSHKVGSLTPGKEADIILLRADAINVAPLNNVPGAVVTLMDRSNVDTVIVAGSIRKWRGKLVGVNFGRLRAGLEASRDYLLDAAGVERVLF from the coding sequence ATGTGCCAGAAGCTCTGTGGAAATGACTCGAACCACGACCGAGAGCCAGGCGAGGCGGGCTCCTCTCGTCGCCGGTTTCTCGCGGTGGGAGCTTCAGCCCTCGGCGCTGCGGCGGCCTTCTCGACTCCCGCGGCGGCGACGGGAAGGGTGGAGCACGATGATGACATGCCGCACGGGACCGGCGCCCCGCACCGGCGTTACATCCTGAGAGGCGGCGCCGTGCTCAGCATGGATCCGAACGTGGGGGACTTCGCCCAGGGCGACGTGCTCGTTCAGGGCAAGAAGATCATCGCCGTCGGGCCGCACCTCCACGCCCCAGGCGCGGAGATCATCGACGCGACGGGCACGATCGTGATGCCGGGGTTCGTCGATACCCATCACCACCAGTACCAGACCGCGCTGCGGAGCTTCCTCTCGGACGGCCTGCTGGCCAACGACGGGCTGCCGCACGGCGAGAAGAACTACCTCGACTATATCCACTTCACCATCACGCCGGTCTTCCGGCCACGGGACGCCTTCCTCGCCGTACTCGCCTCCTCCCTCAGCCAGCTGGATGCCGGGGTGACGACGGTCATCGACACGTCCCAGGTGGGCCATACGCCGGAGCACACCGATGCCGTCATCCATGGATTGCAGGAGTCGGGCCGTCGCGCGCTCTTCGTGTACTCGCCGGGCGCGGGCCCCGGCAACATCTTCCCGAACGATCTCGATCGGATACAGAGCCAGTACTTCTCCTCGACCGACCAGCTCCTGACCCTGGCGATGGGCGGGGAGGTGTTCGACCCCGCGTGGCGCGACTACTGGGCGATCGGGCGCCAGCACGGCCTGCCCATCGTGACCCACCTCGTCGGCAGCATCGGCCAGGGGACGCTCATCGAGCAGATCGAGAGCGAGGGCCTGATGGGGCCTGATCTCGAGTTCATCCACGCCAGCGCCATCTCGGAGGCCTCCTGGCAGGCGATCGCCGACGCGGGCGCGAAGGTCTCGATCGCGGCCCCGATCGAGATGACCATGCGGCACGGCACGCCTCCGATCCAGGCAGCGCTCGATCATGGAGTCCAGCCCGCGCTCAGCACCGACGTCGAGTGCACCATGACCGCAGACTTCTTCACCCAGATGCGGACCGTCTTCACGCTCCAGCGGGCGCTCATCAACGAGCGGGCGCTGGCCGGAGAGACGGATCTGCCCGAGCTCCTCACGTGCCGCGATGTCATCCGCCTGGCCACGGTCGAGGGGGCCCGGGTGGCCGGTCTCTCCCACAAGGTCGGTTCGCTGACGCCGGGCAAGGAGGCCGACATCATCCTGCTGCGGGCGGATGCCATCAATGTGGCGCCGCTCAACAACGTGCCGGGTGCCGTGGTGACGCTGATGGACCGCAGCAACGTGGACACGGTCATCGTCGCGGGGAGCATCAGGAAATGGCGAGGCAAGCTCGTCGGCGTGAACTTTGGCCGGCTCCGCGCCGGCCTCGAGGCGTCCCGGGACTACCTCCTCGACGCGGCGGGCGTCGAGCGCGTGCTCTTCTGA
- a CDS encoding YkgJ family cysteine cluster protein: MHRTPRERLHELFTKVDAFFASASARHGGRMACSTGCSDCCRRRFSVTSIEADAIREALAALPVADRAALAERARAGDPGVCPALDGEGRCAIYAARPLICRTHGLPIRFAPASERALPVIDACPKNFVGEDLHAVEASSVLDQTTLSTVLAALDMAHADAAGQPRGQRVAIAAVLTGEE, translated from the coding sequence ATGCACCGCACGCCGCGCGAGCGCCTCCACGAGCTCTTCACCAAGGTCGACGCGTTCTTCGCGAGCGCGAGCGCCCGCCACGGCGGGCGGATGGCCTGCAGCACGGGGTGCAGCGATTGCTGCCGGCGGCGGTTCTCGGTGACGTCGATCGAGGCCGACGCGATCCGCGAGGCGCTCGCGGCGCTCCCGGTGGCCGACCGCGCGGCGCTCGCCGAGCGCGCGCGGGCGGGCGATCCCGGCGTGTGCCCGGCGCTCGACGGGGAGGGGAGGTGCGCCATCTACGCGGCGCGGCCGCTCATCTGCCGCACGCACGGCCTGCCCATCCGGTTCGCGCCGGCCAGCGAGCGCGCGCTGCCGGTCATCGACGCCTGCCCGAAGAACTTCGTGGGAGAGGACCTCCACGCCGTCGAGGCGTCGTCGGTCCTCGACCAGACGACGCTGTCGACGGTGCTGGCCGCCCTCGACATGGCCCACGCCGACGCGGCGGGGCAGCCGCGCGGGCAGCGCGTCGCGATCGCAGCGGTGCTCACGGGCGAGGAGTAG
- a CDS encoding LysR family transcriptional regulator, which produces MKNDAFSWDDLRVLLEVDRRRSFLGAGKALGLSTSTVGRRIDALELALGRKLVHRTTAGTSIDPAARALVALAEGMERELRVEGRDARGVESLEGVVRVSVKESFARPMAKVLSEWRRIHPETLIELASEARLADVAKREADLGVRTVRSSSKALVEKRLGTFSYGLWASNEYVERHLRDGHLRDADFPRHDFVGYDGPGRESEQERWLVARGARRFPFRSSSDDALLTAASESQGIFIFADALARDVPGLRRLVCPTPLPTVSVYLVVHRDLRRVPRIRGVAGAIEEAIRQIAVREKARG; this is translated from the coding sequence ATGAAAAACGACGCCTTCTCCTGGGACGACCTCCGCGTGCTGCTCGAGGTCGACCGACGTCGCAGCTTCCTCGGCGCGGGCAAGGCGCTCGGGCTCTCCACCTCGACGGTCGGGCGGCGCATCGACGCGCTCGAGCTCGCGCTCGGCCGGAAGCTCGTGCACCGGACGACCGCCGGCACCTCGATCGATCCGGCGGCGCGCGCGCTCGTCGCGCTCGCCGAGGGCATGGAGAGGGAGCTCCGCGTCGAGGGGAGGGACGCGCGCGGCGTCGAGTCGCTCGAGGGCGTTGTGCGCGTCTCGGTCAAGGAGAGCTTCGCGCGCCCGATGGCGAAGGTCCTCTCCGAGTGGCGGCGCATCCACCCCGAGACGCTGATCGAGCTCGCCTCGGAGGCGCGCCTCGCGGACGTCGCGAAGCGTGAGGCCGACCTCGGCGTCCGGACGGTGCGCTCGTCGTCGAAGGCGCTCGTCGAGAAGCGCCTCGGCACGTTCTCGTACGGCCTCTGGGCCTCGAACGAGTATGTCGAGCGACACCTGCGCGACGGCCACCTCCGCGACGCGGACTTCCCGCGGCACGACTTCGTCGGCTATGACGGGCCGGGCCGGGAGTCCGAGCAGGAGCGGTGGCTCGTCGCCCGCGGCGCGCGTCGGTTCCCGTTCCGTTCGAGCTCGGACGACGCGCTCCTCACGGCCGCGAGCGAGTCCCAGGGCATCTTCATCTTCGCGGACGCGCTCGCGCGTGACGTGCCCGGGCTGCGACGGCTCGTCTGCCCGACGCCGCTCCCGACGGTGAGCGTGTACCTCGTGGTCCACCGGGATCTGCGGCGCGTTCCGCGGATCCGCGGCGTCGCGGGGGCGATCGAGGAGGCGATCCGTCAGATCGCCGTTCGTGAGAAGGCTCGCGGCTAG
- a CDS encoding molybdopterin oxidoreductase family protein: protein MAPRSSLRLKIVTSETTTQTHCPYCAFQCGVVMTDRAAHAGAIDVRPDDDFPVNRGQMCIKGFTSAALLDHPERLTVPKIRGRAGRLLPARWDTALDFVAERLLRLRELHGPAALAAFGSGALTNEKTYLLGKFVRLALQSPNVDYNGRYCMSSAAAGQNKAFGVDRGLPFPVSDIAQTKALLLWGANCAETLPPIMQWIFAQRDNGGALIVVDPRRTDTARAAALHLQPTPGSDLALANGLLYLALEEKLIDTAYIAARTDGFDDLRRAVLSYHPAHVERLTGVSTQDQLKAVRLLAEAPSSMLLSGRGPEQQSKGVDTVLSFINLMLALGKVGKPYSGYGCLTGQGNGQGGREHGQKADQLPGYRHIEDAEHRAAIARVWGVDPAELPGKGKSAYELLDALGPEGGIRALLVFGSNVAVASPNALNVERRLASLDLLVVCDAFANETARDAHVLLPIAQFAEEEGTMTNLEGRVILRQKVRPAPPEVKTDIEIFCELARRLGAGGHFQYTSAEQVFDELRRATAGAKADYSGITYDKIRRHRGVFWPCPSVEHPGTPRLFAERFHHPNGRARFHAVHHRPAAELPDDAYPFYFTTGRYKEHYNSGAQTRRVSTLEEAKPEPKVEVHPRLAARLGVVDGDSLLVESRRGAVTFRVAVAPSIRPDTLFAPFHWGGKKAANILTVPALDPTSRMPEFKVCAVRARRVSESN, encoded by the coding sequence ATGGCACCGCGCTCCTCCCTTCGGCTCAAGATCGTCACCTCCGAGACGACCACGCAGACCCACTGTCCTTACTGCGCCTTCCAGTGCGGCGTGGTCATGACGGACCGCGCGGCCCACGCGGGGGCGATCGACGTCCGACCGGACGACGATTTCCCCGTCAACCGCGGGCAGATGTGCATCAAGGGGTTCACCTCCGCGGCGCTGCTCGATCACCCCGAGCGGCTGACGGTGCCGAAGATCCGCGGGCGCGCCGGCCGCCTCCTGCCGGCGCGCTGGGACACGGCGCTCGATTTCGTCGCCGAGCGGCTCCTCCGGCTGCGAGAGCTCCACGGCCCCGCGGCGCTGGCCGCGTTCGGCAGCGGCGCCCTGACGAACGAGAAGACCTACCTCCTCGGCAAATTCGTCCGCCTCGCCCTCCAGTCGCCGAACGTCGATTACAACGGCCGCTATTGCATGTCCTCGGCGGCCGCGGGGCAGAACAAGGCGTTTGGCGTCGACCGCGGCCTGCCGTTCCCCGTGTCCGATATCGCCCAGACCAAGGCGCTGCTCCTCTGGGGCGCGAACTGCGCGGAGACCCTGCCGCCGATCATGCAATGGATCTTCGCGCAGCGCGACAACGGCGGCGCGCTGATCGTCGTCGACCCGCGGCGCACCGACACGGCGCGCGCCGCGGCGCTCCACCTCCAGCCCACGCCCGGGTCCGACCTGGCGCTCGCCAACGGCCTCCTCTACCTCGCCCTCGAGGAGAAGCTCATCGACACGGCGTATATCGCCGCGCGCACGGACGGGTTCGACGATCTCCGCCGCGCCGTCCTCTCGTACCACCCGGCGCACGTCGAGCGGCTGACCGGGGTCTCCACGCAGGATCAGCTCAAGGCCGTGCGGCTGCTCGCCGAGGCGCCGAGCAGCATGCTGCTCTCCGGCCGCGGGCCGGAGCAGCAGTCGAAGGGGGTGGACACCGTGCTCTCCTTCATCAACCTCATGCTCGCGCTCGGCAAGGTCGGCAAGCCGTACAGCGGCTATGGCTGCCTCACCGGACAGGGCAACGGCCAGGGGGGCCGCGAGCACGGCCAGAAGGCGGATCAGCTCCCCGGCTACCGGCATATCGAGGACGCGGAGCACCGGGCCGCGATCGCCCGCGTCTGGGGCGTCGACCCTGCCGAGCTGCCAGGCAAGGGGAAGAGCGCCTACGAGCTGCTCGACGCGCTCGGCCCCGAGGGGGGCATCCGCGCGCTGCTCGTGTTCGGATCCAACGTGGCTGTCGCGTCGCCGAACGCGCTCAACGTCGAGCGGCGGCTCGCGTCGCTCGATCTGCTCGTGGTCTGTGACGCCTTCGCCAACGAGACGGCCCGAGACGCCCACGTCCTCCTTCCGATCGCCCAGTTCGCGGAGGAGGAGGGGACGATGACGAACCTCGAAGGGCGGGTGATCCTGCGGCAGAAGGTCCGCCCGGCGCCCCCCGAGGTGAAGACCGATATCGAGATCTTCTGCGAGCTCGCGCGCCGCCTCGGCGCGGGCGGGCACTTCCAGTACACGTCCGCCGAGCAGGTGTTCGACGAGCTGCGCCGCGCGACCGCGGGCGCCAAGGCGGACTACAGCGGCATCACCTACGACAAGATACGCCGGCACCGAGGCGTCTTCTGGCCGTGCCCGTCGGTCGAGCACCCGGGGACTCCGCGCCTCTTCGCCGAGCGGTTCCATCACCCGAACGGCCGGGCGCGGTTCCACGCGGTCCACCACCGCCCCGCCGCCGAGCTCCCCGACGACGCCTATCCGTTCTATTTCACGACGGGCCGCTACAAGGAACACTACAACTCCGGCGCCCAGACGCGCCGGGTCTCCACGCTGGAAGAGGCCAAGCCCGAGCCGAAGGTCGAGGTCCACCCCAGGCTGGCGGCGCGCCTCGGCGTCGTCGACGGCGACTCGCTCCTCGTCGAGAGCCGGCGAGGGGCGGTCACCTTCCGGGTGGCGGTCGCGCCTTCGATCCGGCCGGACACGCTCTTTGCTCCGTTTCACTGGGGCGGCAAGAAGGCCGCCAACATCCTCACCGTGCCGGCGCTGGACCCGACCAGCCGGATGCCGGAGTTCAAGGTGTGCGCCGTCAGGGCGCGCCGGGTCTCGGAGTCGAACTGA
- a CDS encoding SDR family NAD(P)-dependent oxidoreductase, producing MTRHPFENRNALVTGASTGIGAEFARQLAAQRCHMILVARSRDKLEALAAELRAAHGVRVEVIADDLTSAGAIGRVHAEVARRGVTVDLLINNAGFATHGRFEETPIERQLEEIALNVSALVAMTHAFLPDLVRTRGAVLNVASTAAFYPIASMAVYGATKAFVLSFSEALWAELGERGVKVVALCPGATETPFFEIAGEAAAVGAKAKASDVVQLGLRSLSTGRTHAIHGLGNYILSNLARFVPRAMAARLTAEVMRKNQVRALPARAASARP from the coding sequence ATGACGCGACACCCCTTCGAGAACCGGAACGCCCTCGTCACTGGCGCCTCCACCGGCATCGGCGCCGAATTCGCCCGCCAGCTCGCCGCGCAGCGATGCCACATGATCCTCGTCGCCCGCTCGCGCGACAAGCTGGAGGCGCTCGCCGCCGAGCTGCGCGCCGCGCACGGCGTCCGCGTCGAGGTGATCGCCGACGACCTCACGAGCGCGGGGGCGATCGGGCGCGTGCACGCGGAGGTCGCGCGGCGCGGCGTGACCGTCGACCTCCTCATCAACAACGCGGGATTCGCGACCCACGGCCGCTTCGAGGAGACGCCGATCGAAAGGCAGCTCGAGGAGATCGCGCTCAACGTGAGCGCCCTCGTCGCCATGACCCACGCGTTCCTGCCCGACCTCGTGAGGACGCGCGGCGCGGTCCTCAACGTCGCGTCCACGGCGGCGTTCTACCCGATCGCCTCGATGGCGGTGTACGGGGCGACCAAGGCCTTCGTCCTCTCGTTCAGCGAGGCGCTCTGGGCCGAGCTCGGCGAGCGGGGCGTGAAGGTGGTCGCGCTCTGCCCCGGCGCGACCGAGACGCCGTTCTTCGAGATCGCCGGGGAAGCCGCGGCCGTGGGCGCGAAGGCGAAGGCGAGCGACGTCGTGCAGCTCGGCTTGCGCTCCCTCTCGACGGGGCGAACCCACGCCATCCACGGCCTCGGCAACTACATCCTCTCGAACCTCGCGCGCTTCGTGCCGCGCGCCATGGCGGCGCGCCTGACCGCGGAGGTCATGCGGAAGAACCAGGTGCGCGCCCTGCCGGCCAGGGCGGCGAGCGCACGTCCCTGA
- a CDS encoding WD40/YVTN/BNR-like repeat-containing protein: MSIRHSAVWGRGHLIVIVGSQGHVLRSEDGGQRWKRGQTATRQDLSALAGTGAALIAAGHRGTLLSSRDDGQHWSEVGCGATADLRGVALRDDGEAIAVGLGGTVLRSGDHGHTWGAGPSPGDLCLEAAALDAEGRFLALALEGQLATLQGATWTCHKVPGRNPRALCARGELVIVGDGDGHAHASRDGGASWESHSTGTGRSIKALWLGAAGLVIASGEGGILAVSEDEGRTWRRAALRSDQHRCAAWGDDQGAIWCLGDGPAARSLDGGKSFTKVPVQAGDAPLDGPWEKVPVRGKFRGLWVQGQGRVVLVGDGGAIARTHDGGQTWERSAVEDAGALISVWGSGEAILAVGEGVSQIRSEDGGHRWMAVAGNPGGASVHGQGGTGAFAVLDGRVCRLDADGSRWVDLEVPRAPRFRAVWAGPEQRAVAVGSGGAIVRTVDGGATWEAAESGSSRDLSAIWGTGDELFVAGGLGVSDVLRSRDAGATWEVLAQVSGSLRSLWGDDAGTLWACGAGGVLLRSIDGGHTWRGEASGTWGTLFEVRGDGAEVWALGESLLLRRRHGASTG, translated from the coding sequence ATGAGCATCCGGCACAGCGCCGTCTGGGGACGAGGGCACCTGATTGTCATCGTGGGATCCCAGGGGCACGTGCTCCGCTCGGAGGACGGCGGCCAGCGCTGGAAGAGGGGGCAGACGGCCACCCGCCAGGACCTGAGCGCGCTCGCAGGCACCGGCGCGGCGCTGATCGCCGCCGGACACCGCGGGACCCTGCTGTCATCGCGTGATGACGGGCAGCATTGGTCGGAGGTGGGCTGCGGCGCGACGGCGGACCTGCGCGGCGTCGCCCTGCGGGACGACGGCGAGGCCATCGCGGTGGGGCTCGGCGGGACGGTGCTCCGCTCCGGCGATCACGGCCACACCTGGGGAGCCGGGCCGAGCCCCGGGGACCTCTGCCTGGAGGCCGCCGCGCTCGACGCCGAGGGCCGCTTCCTCGCGCTCGCGCTCGAAGGACAGCTCGCCACCCTGCAAGGAGCGACATGGACGTGCCACAAAGTCCCGGGCCGGAATCCGAGGGCGCTCTGCGCGCGAGGCGAGCTCGTGATCGTGGGCGACGGCGATGGCCATGCCCACGCGAGCCGGGACGGGGGCGCCTCCTGGGAGTCGCATTCCACCGGGACCGGGCGCTCGATCAAGGCGCTGTGGCTCGGCGCCGCGGGCCTCGTGATCGCGTCCGGCGAAGGCGGCATCCTGGCGGTCAGCGAGGACGAGGGCCGCACCTGGAGGCGCGCCGCGCTCCGGTCCGATCAGCACCGCTGCGCGGCGTGGGGCGATGACCAGGGCGCGATCTGGTGCCTGGGAGACGGCCCCGCCGCCCGATCCCTCGATGGCGGGAAGAGCTTCACCAAGGTGCCAGTCCAGGCAGGGGACGCGCCGCTCGACGGCCCCTGGGAAAAGGTGCCTGTTCGAGGGAAGTTCCGGGGCCTCTGGGTGCAAGGCCAGGGGAGGGTCGTTCTGGTGGGCGACGGCGGCGCCATCGCGCGAACCCACGACGGCGGCCAGACATGGGAGAGGAGCGCCGTGGAGGACGCCGGCGCGCTGATCTCCGTGTGGGGCAGCGGCGAGGCGATCCTGGCTGTCGGCGAGGGGGTCTCGCAGATCCGATCCGAGGACGGCGGACACCGCTGGATGGCAGTGGCAGGCAATCCCGGCGGGGCCTCGGTCCACGGGCAGGGCGGGACAGGGGCGTTCGCCGTCCTCGATGGCCGGGTCTGCCGCCTCGACGCGGACGGCTCACGATGGGTGGATCTGGAGGTCCCGCGCGCGCCGCGTTTCCGCGCCGTCTGGGCAGGGCCGGAGCAGCGCGCCGTGGCGGTGGGCTCCGGCGGCGCCATCGTGCGCACGGTCGACGGCGGCGCCACGTGGGAAGCCGCGGAGAGCGGCAGCTCCCGCGATCTGTCCGCCATCTGGGGCACGGGCGATGAGCTCTTCGTGGCGGGTGGACTGGGCGTCAGCGACGTGCTGCGCTCTCGAGACGCAGGCGCGACCTGGGAGGTGCTGGCCCAGGTCTCCGGCAGCCTCAGGAGCCTCTGGGGCGATGACGCCGGCACGCTGTGGGCGTGCGGCGCGGGCGGCGTGCTCCTGCGATCCATCGATGGCGGGCACACCTGGCGAGGCGAGGCGTCCGGCACCTGGGGCACGCTGTTCGAGGTGCGCGGGGACGGGGCCGAGGTGTGGGCGCTGGGGGAGAGCCTCCTGCTGCGCCGGCGGCATGGGGCATCGACAGGTTAA
- a CDS encoding MATE family efflux transporter translates to MDTNIEVEAPSAPRGVHDMTQGKPRAHVVRVMLFILAGMAIQTLYGLIDIYWVGRLGKEAVAAVAVSSNLMFVSLAATQMLSVGCVALVSQAAGRKEHGEVQRLFNQVQSLAMWAGALFLVLGLALHRTYAERLSGDAMTAELASSFLLAFIPALALQFTMVGLGSALRGIGDMKPGLVAQTASVLLNMVLAPFLVFGWVSGRPLGVLGAALATLIATAAAVIGLAVYLLRGKTFLRLRLADWQPDLPTWRKLVAIGLPSGAEFLLLAVTMGVIYVVTRPFGSEAQAGFGIGLRVMQAGFMPAVAISFSAAAVIGQNYGSRAYARVRETALESVKLVLGFMVLFTVVCQVFPAQLVALFSPAPDVVAAGVDYLQVTSWGYFASGIVFVCAGVFQGLGNTWPSLAASGARAVAFVLPVLALSARPGFRMHTIWLVSLGATLGQFGLQQILLRRELALKVPASQ, encoded by the coding sequence ATGGACACCAACATCGAAGTCGAGGCGCCGTCCGCGCCGCGCGGCGTGCACGACATGACGCAGGGCAAGCCGCGCGCGCACGTCGTGCGCGTCATGCTGTTCATCCTGGCCGGCATGGCGATCCAGACCCTCTACGGCCTGATCGACATCTACTGGGTCGGTCGCCTCGGAAAGGAGGCCGTCGCTGCCGTGGCGGTCTCCAGCAACCTGATGTTCGTCTCCCTGGCCGCGACGCAGATGCTCTCGGTCGGCTGCGTGGCGCTCGTCTCGCAAGCGGCCGGAAGAAAGGAGCACGGCGAGGTGCAGCGCCTGTTCAACCAGGTGCAGAGCCTCGCCATGTGGGCGGGCGCCCTCTTTCTCGTGCTCGGCCTCGCGCTTCACCGCACGTACGCCGAGCGGCTCTCTGGAGACGCCATGACCGCCGAGCTCGCGAGCAGCTTTCTGCTCGCGTTCATTCCGGCGCTCGCGCTGCAGTTCACGATGGTGGGGCTCGGCTCGGCGCTGCGCGGCATCGGAGACATGAAGCCGGGGCTCGTGGCCCAGACCGCGAGCGTGCTGCTCAACATGGTCCTCGCGCCCTTCCTCGTCTTCGGCTGGGTATCGGGGCGCCCGCTCGGCGTGCTCGGCGCGGCCCTCGCCACGCTCATCGCGACCGCGGCCGCCGTCATCGGGCTCGCCGTCTATCTCCTGCGCGGCAAGACCTTCCTTCGCCTCCGCCTCGCCGACTGGCAGCCGGACCTCCCCACATGGCGAAAGCTGGTGGCCATCGGCTTGCCCTCGGGCGCGGAGTTCTTGTTGCTGGCGGTCACCATGGGCGTGATCTACGTGGTCACGCGCCCCTTCGGCTCGGAGGCGCAGGCCGGGTTCGGCATCGGGCTGCGGGTGATGCAGGCCGGCTTCATGCCTGCCGTGGCGATCAGCTTCTCCGCTGCGGCGGTCATCGGCCAGAACTACGGCTCCCGCGCCTACGCTCGCGTCCGCGAGACCGCGCTCGAGAGCGTGAAGCTTGTGCTCGGGTTCATGGTCCTCTTCACCGTGGTCTGCCAGGTCTTCCCCGCGCAGCTCGTCGCGCTCTTCTCGCCCGCGCCGGACGTCGTCGCGGCCGGCGTCGACTACCTCCAGGTGACCTCCTGGGGATACTTCGCGAGCGGCATCGTGTTCGTCTGCGCCGGCGTCTTTCAAGGCCTCGGCAACACCTGGCCCTCGCTCGCCGCCTCGGGGGCGCGCGCGGTCGCTTTCGTCCTCCCCGTCCTCGCCCTGAGCGCTCGGCCCGGCTTCCGCATGCACACCATCTGGCTCGTCTCGCTCGGCGCCACGCTCGGCCAGTTCGGGCTCCAGCAGATCCTGCTGCGGCGCGAGCTCGCCCTCAAGGTTCCCGCATCGCAGTGA